A single window of Candoia aspera isolate rCanAsp1 chromosome 3, rCanAsp1.hap2, whole genome shotgun sequence DNA harbors:
- the PEX2 gene encoding peroxisome biogenesis factor 2, which translates to MLIMALRDNNGKKVTPVLRISQLDALELNKALEQLIWSQFTCCFHGFKPGLLARFEPEIKASLWLFLWRFTICSKNATVGQALLNIQYTNDLSQIQKYQTLSKQQKLWYLICTVGGKWLEERCYDLFSKCPLESFQRTKYFINLIVRLLRLCELLNFLIFLQKGKFATLTERILGIRSVFCEPQGVRPIAFEYMNRELLWHGFAEFLMFLLPLINMQKLKLKISSWSLPIKESFSNENMSETNNKECSVCGEWPTMPHTIGCSHVFCYYCIKSCFLSDMYFTCPKCGTEVQDLQPLKYKVEMKEI; encoded by the coding sequence ATGTTGATCATGGCATTGAGGGACAACAATGGCAAGAAAGTGACTCCTGTACTCAGAATCAGTCAGCTGGATGCACTTGAACTAAACAAGGCCTTGGAGCAGCTAATTTGGTCCCAGTTTACGTGCTGTTTTCATGGATTTAAACCTGGACTCTTGGCTCGCTTTGAACCagaaattaaagcatctctgtgGCTTTTTTTGTGGAGATTCACCATCTGTTCCAAGAATGCAACAGTGGGACAGGCTCTACTGAACATTCAATACACAAATGATTTATCCCAGATACAGAAATACCAGACATTGAGCAAACAACAGAAATTATGGTATCTTATTTGTACTGTTGGTGGGAAATGGCTAGAAGAAAGGTGTTAtgatttatttagcaaatgtcCATTGGAGTCATTCCAAAGGACAAAATATTTTATCAACTTAATAGTTAGGCTTCTCAGACTTTGTGAGTTGCTAAACTTCCTGATTTTTCTTCAGAAGGGAAAATTTGCTACACTTACTGAACGTATTTTAGGAATCAGGTCAGTGTTCTGCGAGCCACAGGGTGTCCGTCCAATTGCATTTgaatatatgaaccgagaactcTTGTGGCATGGATTTGCTGAATTTTTGATGTTCCTTTTGCCACTTATTAACATGCAGAAACTCAAACTCAAGATTTCTTCTTGGTCTTTACCTATTAAGGAAAGTTTCAGTAATGAAAATATGTCAGAAACAAATAACAAGGAATGTTCTGTATGCGGCGAATGGCCTACTATGCCTCATACTATCGGCTGCTCCCATGTTTTTTGTTACTATTGTATTAAAAGTTGCTTCTTATCAGATATGTACTTTACTTGTCCTAAATGTGGCACTGAGGTGCAGGATCTCCAGCCATTAAAATATAAGGTAGAAATGAAAGAGATATAA